AAGAGCTAAAAAAATTAAAAAACTCCTTGAGGAGATAGAATATGCCTGTAGATAAAAGATTTTATACCCCTTACCAAGTCTTTTTAGAGGGAACAGCTTCTCATGAAAAGGGATTTCATTATCCTATCCCATAAAAGAAGGGGATCATCTGAATTTGGTTATAAAGGGTAATAAAACTTTTAAAGTAAAGGGAGTAAAATGGATGATAGAAGGAAATAATATGGTAATTGGTTTGAAGTTTGATCCTTTGGACATGGAAACCACCCAAATTTTATCGGCGTTTTTATCATCTTTGGCCCTTTCTTCTCTTTCTTATACCTATCTTAGATAAATGGGCCTTGAAAAACGATATTATACAAGACATCATTTAAGGTGTGAGTGTGTAATAGCCTTTGAATCAGGAATTAAAACACAGGATGAAATTTTAGACATCAGTGCTGAGGGAGCAAGACTCAGAATTGATACAGTTTTTTTATTGATTCTGGGGATATACTTTATTTAAATATAAAATGTAAATATAAAATAAAGCTTAAAGCGCAGGTTCGCTGGGTGAAGCAAAATAAATTCACAGAATTTGGAGTGAAGTTTATTGAAATGTCCATGCAAGAGAGAGAGTCTCTATCTCAGTTAATATCAGAAATGGCTTTTTCTACTCTCTCTCCTAAATTTATTTGGATTAATCCTTTACATTTAGTTTCACCAATTTAGATACACCTTTTTCTTCCATAGTTACTCCAACTAAGTGATCAACCTCTTTCATCACATGAATATTATGGGTAATAAGAATAATTTGAGAATTTTCCTTAATTTTTTTCATTAACCTAATGAATTTAAGTGAATTTTTTTCATCAAGTGGAGCATCTACTTCATCAAGAATACAGAATGGTCCAGGCTTAGTTAGATAAAAAGCTATAAGAATAGAGATAACGCAAAGGGCTTTTTCTCCTCCTGAGAGCATGTGAAGGTGTTTAATGTTTTTGTAAGGGGATGAAAGTTTTAACTCAAGACCTGCCTTTAAAGGGTCCTCTTCTGTTAAATACAGTTCAGCGGTAACTTTTTCCATAATTAAGGGAAAGATTTCTCTGAGCTTTTCATTTACGCTTTTAAGAGTAGCCAGAAGTTGCTTTTCAGCCCTGACTCTTAATTCTTTGAGTATTTTTTTGAGATGCTCTATGGCATTTTCTAAATCTTTTTTTTGGCTTAGGAGAGTATCATACCTCTCAGCTATTCTTTCAAATTCTTTTATACTTGTAAGATTTACCTCGGGAAAATTTTTTAATTCCCCTTTCAGTTCCTCAAGTTTTTTCTCTATTTCTTGAAGATTTAAAGGGTTAACCATATCTTTGAGTAGATCTTCCGGGTTAGCATCCTCACCTATAAGCTCCCTTAATTCTCTTTTTAGATTCTCAAGATTTAAATTTACTTCAGTTAAATCAAGCTCTAAACTATGTAAATTTTGTAAAAACTTCTCTTTTTCTTTTTCTATAATTTTCTTTTTGTTAAGTATATCTCTCAAAAAGGAATTTTTTTCCATCAAAAGATTTTCAGAGGAGGCTATTTGTTCTTCAAAAACCTTTAGGGTAGATTTTAATAGCTCTTTTTTCTTCCTTTCTTCATTGATTTTTTCTCTTAAATAATTGACCTCATTCAACAGAATCTCGTAATTATGTTTAGTGTTTTTTAAAAATCTATCAATTGATTCTATTTCACTGA
This window of the Caldimicrobium thiodismutans genome carries:
- a CDS encoding PilZ domain-containing protein, translating into MLYLNIKCKYKIKLKAQVRWVKQNKFTEFGVKFIEMSMQERESLSQLISEMAFSTLSPKFIWINPLHLVSPI